Genomic DNA from Neisseria lisongii:
TTGGAAAAAACATGAATCCTTTTGAAACCCGCAGCGTAACCTTTGCCGAGCCGATTGAAATGCTGTATGCCTGTCACGGCAAAGTACGCCGTTTTTGCAGACAAGTCGGCATGTTGTCGGCCTATCTTGAAGAAAACGGCTGCAACGATGTGGTTTTGCAGAGCATACGCAGTATCCGCCAGTATTTTGATGTTGCCGCACCGCTGCACCATCAGGACGAAGAAAACGATTTTTTCCCGCTGCTGCTGCGTTATGCACCGCAGGCGCAGGAAGGCGTGGACGAATTGTTGCGCCAACACGCCGCACT
This window encodes:
- a CDS encoding hemerythrin domain-containing protein, with product MNPFETRSVTFAEPIEMLYACHGKVRRFCRQVGMLSAYLEENGCNDVVLQSIRSIRQYFDVAAPLHHQDEENDFFPLLLRYAPQAQEGVDELLRQHAALHDNWQAVAAEFERLEHDRSYRPSEKVLARFVGSYDVHLGIEEPLFELGKQFVPQEELAKIGERMAARRRPK